GTACGGGGTGATCCAGTCAAGGATTTTGCCCTGCTCGCCCCAGAAGGCGTCAGGGTTGGTGATGGACTGCTGATACTTCTCCTGGTACTGCTCCGGGTTAATCAGGCAGCGGTCCGCAATATTTGCGGGAATGTCGTGTTTATGGACTTGGCTCATGGTTTTTGTTCTCCTTGTAGGATGTTAATAATATGTCGCAAAAACGTTAATTGTAGGGGCTTTGCCAGCTTTGTTTACTTTTTGGGCGACAGATCACGCAAATGTTACAGAGTACAAAAAACGAGCAAATGACACTTTGAAGAAAAATAATTGCTCTTAAGGATTATTTGCTTTTATGGATAAAAAAGTTTTTTTATAACAAAAGGTTATTTTTCATCATCAACACAAATTAGCGTAACAACCTCTTTTGTCAGTCAAATGCCTTGTTCTGAAAGGCTTGCGCAGCATGCCGTGCAAGTGGTACTGATACCGCGCGTTAAAAAACCCCATAAATGAACGCAACACAATTCATACCCTTTCAGTATGTGTCGTCCCCTTCGTTTTACGAGTACGAACACTTCATTGAGGAAGTTTCTTGTCATGAAAAATTTGAAAGTCAGCCTGGCCTGGCAAATTTTGCTGGCCCTTGTGCTGGGTATCTTGCTGGGTAGTTATCTGCATTATCACAGTGACAGCCGCGAATGGCTGATCGCCAACCTCCTGTCGCCTGCCGGTGATATCTTTATTCATCTGATCAAGATGATTGTGGTGCCGATTGTCATCTCGACGCTGGTGGTAGGGATTGCCGGGGTCGGTGACGCGAAGCAACTGGGTCGCATCGGCGCAAAAACCATCCTTTATTTCGAAGTGATCACTACGGTGGCCATCATTCTTGGTATCACGCTGGCGAATGTGTTCCAGCCTGGCGCTGGCATTGATATGTCGCAGCTGGCGACGGTGGATATTTCGAAATACCAAAGCACGACCGCCGATGTGCAAAGCCATTCTCATGGCCTGATGGGCACTATCCTGTCGCTGGTGCCGACCAATATCGTGGCGTCGATGGCGAAGGGCGAAATGCTGCCGATCATCTTCTTCTCGGTGCTGTTCGGTCTGGGGCTGGCGTCGCTGCCGTCCACCCACCGCGAGCCGCTGGTGACCGTGTTCCGCTCCATCTCTGAAACCATGTTCAAAGTGACCCACATGGTGATGCGCTATGCCCCGGTCGGCGTCTTTGCGCTGATCTCGGTGACGGTGGCGAACTTCGGTTTTGCCTCCCTGTGGCCGCTGGCGAAGCTGGTGATCCTGGTTCACTTCGCGATTATCTTCTTCGCGCTGGTGGTGCTGGGGCTGGTGGCGCGCATGTGCGGGCTGAGCATCTGGATCCTGATCCGCATCCTGAAAGACGAGCTGATTCTGGCGTACTCTACCGCCAGCTCCGAAAGCGTACTGCCGCGTATTATCGAGAAGATGGAAGCCTACGGGGCACCGGCGTCGATCACCAGCTTCGTGGTGCCGACCGGGTACTCCTTTAACCTCGACGGTTCGACGCTGTACCAGAGTATCGCCGCTATCTTCATCGCCCAGCTGTACGGGATCGACCTCTCCCTGTGGCAGGAGATCGTGCTGGTGCTGACCCTGATGGTGACCTCAAAAGGGATTGCCGGCGTGCCGGGCGTGTCCTTTGTGGTGCTGCTGGCGACCCTGGGAAGCGTGGGTATTCCGCTGGAAGGTCTGGCGTTTATTGCCGGTGTTGACCGTATCCTCGACATGGCGCGTACCGCGCTGAACGTGGTGGGTAATGCCCTGGCAGTGCTGGTGATTGCCAAGTGGGAACACAAATTCGACCGTAAGAAAGCGCTGGCGTACGAGCGCGAAGTGCTGGGTCGTTTTGATAAGACCGCTGACCAGTAAATAAAAAAGCCGGGTGGCGCTAGCGCTAACCCGGCCTACGGTCCTGTAGGCCGGGCAAGCGAAGCGCCCCCGGCAGACAGACCGCACGGTTACTCCCCGCTTAACGCATCAAACTCCTCGCATCCGGTATCAAACCCTTCGCTACAGCTCAGATTTAACCAGTACAGCGCCTTCTGTTTATTTGGAGTGATAAACCCGGCCTCGCCCTGCTGAAACACCTGACCCGCCCAGTATTCCGCGTAGCCCGTACGCGAGAGGGTAGAGCTCTGCTTAAACCACTGCGCGGCCTGCACGTCATCCTGCGCCACCTCCACGCCGTTGGCGTAGATCAGCCCCAGCAGCAACCGGGCATCGACGGCGGCGTCATCTTCGGTATTCTCTGCGACTTTATGCAGCAAGCTCAGCGCCTGCGGATAGTCGGTTTTCCCCGCCCTGGTATTGACCAGCAGCCGCGCCAGCATCACGGCCCCCGGCGAACTGTCCGCCACGGTGGCCTGCTGCGCCAGCCCTTTCGCCTGCGCCAGATCGCCGTGCTTAAACTTAATCTGTGACAGCAGCGCCATGGCGTCCACGTCGCCGCCTTTGGCCGCTTTTTCGGCCCACATTTCGGCCTGCTTATCATCGCCCGAACTGTAATACGTTTCGGCAAGATAATACTGGGCACGGCTGTCGCCCGCCTCGGCCTGCTTCAGGTACTGACCGCCAATCTCCTCGGCGTTCGCAAGTGAAGTAAAAAGTATCAACAACAGATAAAGGTGTTTCATGCGTTATTTTCTTAGGGGTACATAGCGGGCAGTATAAGCGCGCTATGTGAAGAAAAAAATGGGTGCATTAAGACCTCAACCTCCCACAAGCCGGGCGGGTTTCCCCGCCCACTAAAGTTAGCCTGCAGCGCAGGCTAATTTAGCCGCCACTTCATGGTGTTCGCTCTTTATTGTCAGTTCGCATAACGTACCGCGATTAATAAAGGCGAATATCACTATGGTCAGGCAGACAATAATAACGATGCCTAACGTAGTTTTTAATGGCGTCATGCCTTTTACTCCTTGCTAATAAAAGAATAAGAGGCTACTCTCAACTTGTTGGTGTTGAGGGGTAGCCTCGGTTAATGGAAACATTACCGGGGCTTTCCACTTTCTGTCCCTCAACACGGCTTAAGACAGAAAGTCTTAAGCACCCGCCGTTAATCTTATCCTCATGAAGTAAAAAGAAAAGATGTAATCCACTTTGTGCGAAATTACATTTCTCTGGAATCATGCTCGCAAAATAATATTCGTTTTTTAAATTCTAAAAGCCCAAATAAAAAAGGAGTGAATATTTCACCCCCTTTTATTCGTGGTTCCGTTAATTAAATTAACCCATTGCGGTTTCCCGTAACCGTTTTTTCAGCGCGTTATATTCATCGATAACATACTGCTCGGCGGCAGCCTGATCCGCTATCGGCTCGACGCGTACGGCACAATATTTATATTCCGGCGTTTTGGTTATCGGGCTCAGGTTTTCCGTCACCAGCTCGTTGCAGGCGCCAATCCACCACTGGTAGGTCATATAGACCGCACCTTTGTTGGGACGATCGCTCACCTGCGCCCGGGTGATCACCCGGCCCTTGCAGGAGTTAACCCATACCAGCGCCTCATCCTCAATGCCCAGCTGTTTGGCATCTTCAGTGTTGATTTGCACATAGCCGGGCTCATCGGCCAGCGCCGACAGCGCCGCACAGTTGCCGGTCATGGAGCGGCAGGAGTAATGGCCCACTTCGCGCACGGTGGAGAGCACCATCGGATACTCCGGCGAGAGCTTGTCCATCGGCGCCATCCAGTCGCAGGTGAAGAACTGCGCCAGCCCGTTCGGGGTATCAAATTTCTCCGCGAACAGGTACGAGGTGCCCTGGTCCTCCGGGGACTCGTCCCGGCACGGCCACTGGATATAACCCAGCTCGCCCATCTTCTCGTAGGTCGCCCCTTTGAAGCCCGGACAGAGCTGGCGCAGCTCATCCCAGATCTGCTGCGTGTTGTCGTAGTGCATCGGATAACCCATCCGGGTCGCGATCTCGCTGATAATCTGCCAGTCGGTTTTCAGATCCCACTTCGGATCCACCGCTTTGAAGAAGCGCTGGAAGCCGCGATCGGCTGCGGTGTAGACCCCTTCATGCTCGCCCCAGGAGGTGGACGGCAGGATAACATCCGCCGCCGCCGCGGTTTTGGTCATAAAGATATCCTGGACAATCACCAGCTCCAGATCGTCAAAGGCCTTACGCACCGCCGACAGTTCGGCATCCGTTTGCAGCGGATCTTCACCCATGATGTACGCCGCCCGCACCTCTTTGTGGGCAGCGCGGTGTGGCAGTTCGCTGATACGGTAGCCGGTGTGCGCAGGCAGGCTCTCCACGCCCCAGGCTTTGGCGAATTTCTCGCGGTTTTCCGGAAACTTAACGTACTGATAGCCTGGATAGGTATCCGGCAGGGCTCCCATATCGCAGGCCCCCTGAACGTTATTCTGCCCGCGCACCGGGTTGACCCCGACATGGGCTTTGCCAAGATTACCGGTCAGCATGGCGAGGCTGGTCAGCGCCCGCACCGTCTCCACACCCTGCCAGAACTGGGTGACGCCCATTCCCCACAGCAGGGTGGCCGTTTCCGCCCCGGCATACAGGCGCGCGGCCTGACGGATCTCCCGGGCGCTTACGCCGGTAATGGCTTCCACCGACTCCGGCGTATAGCTTTCGACGATTTTTCTGTATTCCTCAAAGCCTTCCGTGCGGGTGGCAACGAAAGCCCGATCGTAGAGATCCTCTGCAATAATCACCTGCCCGATGGCATTGAGCAGGGCGATATTCGAGCCGTTTCGCAACGCGATATGCATATCGGCAATGCGCGCGGTTTCAATGCGCCGCGGATCGCAGACGATAATTTTCGCCCCGTTCTGCTTTGCGCGCAGAATGTGATTCGCAACGATGGGGTGCGAATCCGCCGGGTTATAGCCGAAAATAAACACTAACGCAGTATTATCAATCTCGTTGATGGCATTGCTCATGGCGCCATTACCGACCGACTGGTGCAGACCTGCAACCGAGGGGCCGTGTCAGACGCGCGCGCAGCAGTCGACGTTATTGGTGCCGATAACGGCGCGGGCAAACTTCTGCATCAGGTAGTTGGTTTCATTCCCGGTGCCGCGTGAGGAGCCGGTGGTCTGGATCGCGTCGGGGCCGTGCTTTGCTTTGATAGCGCTGAGACGGCTGGCGACATAATCCAGCGCGTCATCCCAGGAGACGGCTTCCAGCTTGCCGCCGCGTTTTCTGCGGATCATCGGGGTTTTCAGGCGCGGGGTCAGGATTTGGGTATCGTTGATAAAATCCCAGCCAAAGTAGCCCTTCAGGCACAGCTTGCCCTGGTTGGTTTTGCCGTCGGCGGCCTCCGCCCGGACAATATTGCCGTTATCGACCACCAGGTTGATCTTGCAACCTGATGCACAATAGGGGCAAACCGTGATGACGTTTTTCATCGCTCTCGCTCCATGTCAAATGATGCTGATGTGTCGGTGTAGTATGCAGCTTCTATGCCACATCCTTGTTGTGGTTTTTCCCAGACTTTACGGGGGAATCCTGGTCAAAACCCTGACCAGAAGCAGGCGAGCTGCAAAAAATGTCGCAGCGGAAGTGACGGGGATGTGACGGCGGTTGAAGATCCGAGACGGAAAGGGCGTTTGGGCTGGAGCCTTGCACAGAATGGGCCAGACTGATTGTTATCTTCTCTATGGGATCCCGTGATGAAACCAGCAATTCTGGTGGTCGATGACGACACCGCGGTCTGCGAACTGTTGCAGGACGTCCTCAACGAGCACGTCTTTACCGTCCATGTGTGCCACAACGGTCAGGATGCCCTGCGTCTGGCCCGGCAGCCGGATATTGCCCTGGTGCTGCTGGATATGATGCTGCCGGATATCAACGGCCTGCAGGTGTTGCAGCAGCTGCAAAAGCAGCGTCCTGAGCTGCCGGTGATCATGCTCACGGGCCTTGGCAGCGAGTCGGATGTGGTGGTGGGCCTTGAGATGGGGGCCGACGATTATATCGGTAAACCCTTCAACCCCCGGGTGGTGGTGGCCCGCGTCAAAGCCGTGCTGCGCCGCACCGGCGCGCTGGCGGCGGAACCCGCGGCCGTCGCCCGGGCGGGAGGGATCAGCTTTAACGGCTGGACGCTGGATACCGCCCGCTGTGAGCTGATTGACGCCGCGCGCAGCGTGGTCCCCCTGACCCAGGGTGAATACGGTCTGCTGCTGGCGCTGACGCAAAACGCCCGTCGGGTGCTGAGCCGGGAACAGCTTCTGGAGCTGACCCACAGCGAAAGCGCGGAGGTGTTTGACCGCACCATTGATGTGTTGATCATGCGCCTGCGCCGCAAAATCGAAATCAACCCCCACCAGCCGCTGTTGATTAAAACCATCCGCGGGCTGGGTTACGTGTTTGCCGCCGACGTCCAGCATGGCGACAGGGCGGCCTAAACCAGACGGTTTTCGGCGATAAACAGCTGTAATTCCTGCAACGTTTTCGCCCCGTCGATGGCGTTAGCCGCCAAAAGGCTCGCCCGCGCGCAGGCGTGCGCCAGCTGAATACTCTCCGTCAGCGACATCGACTCGTGACAGCCATATAAAAAACCGGCGCAGAAGGCATCGCCCGCGCCGACGCTGCCGACAATCTCCGCCTGCGTCAGCCGCCACGAGGGGATCCAGCTCCCTTCCTGGCCCGGCTCCTGACCCCATGCCCCTTCCGGACAGTGGATCACCACCCTGGCGTTGACCCCCGCCTTCAGCAGTTGCTCTGCGGCAGTGGCGATGTGGGCGATCGCCGGGGCATCGTTATCGTCACGCATGTGCAGGCCGCTGAATTCGCCCGCCTCCAGCTCGTTGATCACCAGATAGTCGAGATGACGCAGGGCAGGGAGCACCAGCGGCTGATAGCGCGGATCGCCCTTGCGCGACACCAGGTCGAGAGAGGTCTTAAACCCCGCAGCGCGCATCTGGGCCAGCAGCCGCGCGCTGCGGGTGCCGAACTCCTCGTCCGGCATATCCAGGCTGTCGAGCAGCAGCAGATAGCCCAGATGGAAAATCTTCATGCTGAGATCGAGCCGGTCAAAGGCGGGCAGATCCAGCAGGCGGTTGGCCCCCGGCGAGTGGAAAAAGGTGCGCTGGCCGCTGGGGTCGGTCATCACCTGCGACATGGAGGTCGGGGCGAAGGTGGTGCGCTGCACCCGCTGGCGGTTGACGTGATACTGGTCGAGCATGGCGAGAATATAATCCCCGTCGTGATCGTCTCCTACCAGCCCGACCGCCTGCAGTGGCATCCCGGCGTGCATTTTCGCCAGGGTTAACAGCACGTTGAGCGGTGCGCCGCCGGTAGCGCGCTCGCTGTGGGTGATCTCCGCCAGCCAGCCGCGCTCCGGCCACTGCACAATCTGGTGGACGTGATCCACCAGCATATTCCCCGCTGCGATAATCCCCCGGCGTTCCATCAGGCAAACCCCGCGCTGCCAAAGGTTCGCATCTGCGCGGCGACGGTGTCGGTAATGGCCTCTTCGATGCCCAGCAGCAGTTCGGCAAACTCATCGTACAGCGGCTGTCGGTTGGCCATGCGCTGTTCCACCGCCGCCAGCGCCGCCTGGGACATGCCGGTGTAGAAGTTGATTTTGTGGATCCCGAGCTCAATGGCGCGGCGGAAATCGGCGTCGCTGATCCCGGAGCCGCCGTGGAGTACCAGCGGCAGGCCGGTCTGCTGGCGGATGGCGTCAAGGCGCGCAAAATCGAGTTTTGGCTCGCCCTTGTACTTGCCGTGGGCATTGCCGATGGCCACCGCCAGGGCGTCGATGCCGGTCTGGTCGACATACTCCCGCGCCAGGGCAGGGTCGGTGAAAAAGGCTTCGTCGGCGTGGCCGTACAGGGCACCGCCCTCATCGCCACCTACCGCGCCCAGCTCCGCCTCCACCGACACGCCAACCGCGTGGCACATCTTCACTACCTCCCGCGTCTGGCGAATATTCTCCTCGTAGCTGAGCGCTGAGCCATCGAACATCACCGAGCTGAACCCTAAGCGCAGCGCCCGTACCACCGCCTCGAAATGCAGGCCGTGATCGAGATTGAGCACCACCGGAATGTCATGCCGGGCGGCTTCGAACTTCACCGCCTCCACCAGGGAGTCGAGCGAGACGTACTTAAAATGCACTTCGGCAATGTTGATGATAAAAGGCGAGTTCTCCTGGCGGGCCGCGGCAAACAGCGCGCGCAGGAAGTGAGAGTCGAGGACGTTAAAGGCCCCCAGCGCGTAACGGTGTTCCCGGGCGTGCGCCAGCCCTTCAGCAAGAGAGATAAGCGGCATCAGTGACTCCTTACGGGCGAAACAGGCTGTACTCGTTACACAACACCAGCACGGCCGGTTCGTCTTCATCAATGTGGTTATAGCGGGCGGTGGGTTGCAGGAAGTGGTTGTCGGTGTCGTCGTCATTCACCGAAGAGACCTCTCCCACCAGCACATCACCAAAGCCCGCTTCACCCCAGAAGCTGTGGTACAAACCGGGCGGCAGGCAGATGCTCTCTCCCGGTGTGAGACGGATATGGCTGCCCGCGACGTGGGTCTGCTGGCATCCGTCGAC
This DNA window, taken from Leclercia adecarboxylata, encodes the following:
- the gltP gene encoding glutamate/aspartate:proton symporter GltP — encoded protein: MKNLKVSLAWQILLALVLGILLGSYLHYHSDSREWLIANLLSPAGDIFIHLIKMIVVPIVISTLVVGIAGVGDAKQLGRIGAKTILYFEVITTVAIILGITLANVFQPGAGIDMSQLATVDISKYQSTTADVQSHSHGLMGTILSLVPTNIVASMAKGEMLPIIFFSVLFGLGLASLPSTHREPLVTVFRSISETMFKVTHMVMRYAPVGVFALISVTVANFGFASLWPLAKLVILVHFAIIFFALVVLGLVARMCGLSIWILIRILKDELILAYSTASSESVLPRIIEKMEAYGAPASITSFVVPTGYSFNLDGSTLYQSIAAIFIAQLYGIDLSLWQEIVLVLTLMVTSKGIAGVPGVSFVVLLATLGSVGIPLEGLAFIAGVDRILDMARTALNVVGNALAVLVIAKWEHKFDRKKALAYEREVLGRFDKTADQ
- a CDS encoding carbohydrate kinase family protein, which gives rise to MMERRGIIAAGNMLVDHVHQIVQWPERGWLAEITHSERATGGAPLNVLLTLAKMHAGMPLQAVGLVGDDHDGDYILAMLDQYHVNRQRVQRTTFAPTSMSQVMTDPSGQRTFFHSPGANRLLDLPAFDRLDLSMKIFHLGYLLLLDSLDMPDEEFGTRSARLLAQMRAAGFKTSLDLVSRKGDPRYQPLVLPALRHLDYLVINELEAGEFSGLHMRDDNDAPAIAHIATAAEQLLKAGVNARVVIHCPEGAWGQEPGQEGSWIPSWRLTQAEIVGSVGAGDAFCAGFLYGCHESMSLTESIQLAHACARASLLAANAIDGAKTLQELQLFIAENRLV
- a CDS encoding ketose 1,6-bisphosphate aldolase — translated: MPLISLAEGLAHAREHRYALGAFNVLDSHFLRALFAAARQENSPFIINIAEVHFKYVSLDSLVEAVKFEAARHDIPVVLNLDHGLHFEAVVRALRLGFSSVMFDGSALSYEENIRQTREVVKMCHAVGVSVEAELGAVGGDEGGALYGHADEAFFTDPALAREYVDQTGIDALAVAIGNAHGKYKGEPKLDFARLDAIRQQTGLPLVLHGGSGISDADFRRAIELGIHKINFYTGMSQAALAAVEQRMANRQPLYDEFAELLLGIEEAITDTVAAQMRTFGSAGFA
- the fdhF gene encoding formate dehydrogenase subunit alpha, encoding MKNVITVCPYCASGCKINLVVDNGNIVRAEAADGKTNQGKLCLKGYFGWDFINDTQILTPRLKTPMIRRKRGGKLEAVSWDDALDYVASRLSAIKAKHGPDAIQTTGSSRGTGNETNYLMQKFARAVIGTNNVDCCARVUHGPSVAGLHQSVGNGAMSNAINEIDNTALVFIFGYNPADSHPIVANHILRAKQNGAKIIVCDPRRIETARIADMHIALRNGSNIALLNAIGQVIIAEDLYDRAFVATRTEGFEEYRKIVESYTPESVEAITGVSAREIRQAARLYAGAETATLLWGMGVTQFWQGVETVRALTSLAMLTGNLGKAHVGVNPVRGQNNVQGACDMGALPDTYPGYQYVKFPENREKFAKAWGVESLPAHTGYRISELPHRAAHKEVRAAYIMGEDPLQTDAELSAVRKAFDDLELVIVQDIFMTKTAAAADVILPSTSWGEHEGVYTAADRGFQRFFKAVDPKWDLKTDWQIISEIATRMGYPMHYDNTQQIWDELRQLCPGFKGATYEKMGELGYIQWPCRDESPEDQGTSYLFAEKFDTPNGLAQFFTCDWMAPMDKLSPEYPMVLSTVREVGHYSCRSMTGNCAALSALADEPGYVQINTEDAKQLGIEDEALVWVNSCKGRVITRAQVSDRPNKGAVYMTYQWWIGACNELVTENLSPITKTPEYKYCAVRVEPIADQAAAEQYVIDEYNALKKRLRETAMG
- a CDS encoding response regulator, encoding MKPAILVVDDDTAVCELLQDVLNEHVFTVHVCHNGQDALRLARQPDIALVLLDMMLPDINGLQVLQQLQKQRPELPVIMLTGLGSESDVVVGLEMGADDYIGKPFNPRVVVARVKAVLRRTGALAAEPAAVARAGGISFNGWTLDTARCELIDAARSVVPLTQGEYGLLLALTQNARRVLSREQLLELTHSESAEVFDRTIDVLIMRLRRKIEINPHQPLLIKTIRGLGYVFAADVQHGDRAA
- a CDS encoding tetratricopeptide repeat protein, producing the protein MKHLYLLLILFTSLANAEEIGGQYLKQAEAGDSRAQYYLAETYYSSGDDKQAEMWAEKAAKGGDVDAMALLSQIKFKHGDLAQAKGLAQQATVADSSPGAVMLARLLVNTRAGKTDYPQALSLLHKVAENTEDDAAVDARLLLGLIYANGVEVAQDDVQAAQWFKQSSTLSRTGYAEYWAGQVFQQGEAGFITPNKQKALYWLNLSCSEGFDTGCEEFDALSGE
- a CDS encoding Hok/Gef family protein, with the translated sequence MTPLKTTLGIVIIVCLTIVIFAFINRGTLCELTIKSEHHEVAAKLACAAG